A genomic segment from Armatimonadota bacterium encodes:
- a CDS encoding proline dehydrogenase, with translation MLTRAVVLKIASLPPVRHLITRGRPFRKLVDRFVAGESLQDALRIAKQLQSRGLKVSIDYLGESVRDRQMAEAVVAEYLRVLPTLAQAGLDTQVSVKLTQLGLDIENDFCVRNLERIVQCAQEVGGFVRIDMESREYTQRTLDIFDALHERYPNLGIVIQAYLYRSEEDIERLIRCKASVRLCKGAYAEPATVAYPKRSQVNAAYRRLMQKLLLSGNAPALATHDESIIRDAIAFAQNNNISPQRFEFEMLYGIRRDLQEKLASQGYQMRVYVPYGEAWYPYFTRRLAERPANLLFFLRHVLR, from the coding sequence ATGCTGACTCGTGCCGTTGTGCTCAAAATCGCTTCCCTGCCTCCGGTGCGTCACCTCATCACGCGGGGGCGACCGTTCCGCAAACTGGTGGACCGCTTCGTCGCCGGCGAAAGCCTGCAGGATGCTCTCCGCATTGCCAAACAGCTGCAGTCCAGAGGCTTAAAGGTATCCATAGACTATCTGGGTGAGAGCGTGCGCGACAGGCAGATGGCGGAGGCAGTGGTAGCGGAGTATCTGCGGGTGCTGCCCACGTTAGCGCAGGCAGGACTGGATACACAGGTATCGGTGAAGCTCACCCAGCTGGGTCTGGACATAGAGAACGATTTTTGCGTGCGTAACCTGGAGCGCATTGTGCAGTGCGCACAGGAGGTAGGTGGCTTCGTCCGCATCGACATGGAAAGCAGAGAGTACACCCAGCGCACGCTGGACATTTTTGACGCCTTGCACGAGCGCTATCCCAACCTGGGCATCGTCATTCAGGCGTACCTGTACCGTAGCGAGGAAGACATCGAGCGGCTGATCCGGTGCAAAGCTTCAGTGCGATTGTGCAAAGGGGCGTATGCGGAACCGGCGACCGTCGCATACCCCAAACGCAGCCAGGTGAACGCCGCCTATCGCCGCCTGATGCAAAAGCTGCTGTTGAGCGGCAACGCTCCTGCGCTTGCGACACACGACGAGAGCATCATCCGCGACGCGATAGCCTTTGCACAGAACAACAATATCTCTCCACAACGGTTTGAGTTCGAGATGCTCTACGGTATCCGGCGCGACTTGCAGGAGAAACTGGCATCTCAGGGCTACCAGATGCGTGTGTATGTGCCCTACGGAGAGGCATGGTATCCCTACTTCACGCGAAGACTGGCAGAACGTCCTGCGAATCTGCTCTTCTTCTTGCGCCACGTGCTGCGATAG
- the xerD gene encoding tyrosine recombinase XerD — protein sequence MQNASLHITDTSTLYVTLQLWLEALQARGASARTLKNYRESVTPFITFLTQQGCFALEDVQPVHIRRWLLHRQQQNLSTHTLHNSYRNPRAFWNWCIREGLTEHNPFAKVEPPKREQVLKPALTPEEVEKLLQACTGKDWLNLRDRALILLLLDTGLRIHECHQLRVGDVAGDTVVIKGKGGKQRVVVLSAEVRLAVQRYLKAYQTQHGVKLQADSPLWWGASGALTLHGIKLAVRKAGKRAGLRLGAHQLRRTFATWSLRAGIDLEHLRLLMGHSDLKTTQVYLSLVEQDLKQAHQQHSPLNLLRGRR from the coding sequence ATGCAGAACGCCAGCCTGCACATCACTGACACAAGCACGCTGTATGTTACTCTACAGCTGTGGTTAGAGGCTTTACAGGCACGTGGAGCCTCTGCACGGACACTCAAAAACTACCGTGAAAGCGTAACGCCTTTCATCACCTTCCTGACACAGCAAGGTTGCTTCGCCTTAGAGGACGTGCAACCTGTGCACATCCGCAGGTGGTTACTCCACCGCCAGCAGCAGAACCTCAGCACGCATACCCTGCACAATAGCTACCGCAACCCTCGCGCTTTCTGGAACTGGTGCATCCGTGAGGGACTGACCGAACACAACCCCTTCGCGAAGGTGGAACCGCCCAAGCGCGAACAGGTGCTTAAACCTGCCCTGACGCCTGAAGAGGTGGAGAAACTGCTGCAGGCGTGCACTGGCAAGGACTGGCTGAATCTTCGCGACAGGGCATTGATTCTGCTGTTGCTGGACACGGGACTGCGCATCCACGAGTGTCACCAGTTGCGCGTGGGCGACGTAGCAGGTGACACGGTAGTCATCAAGGGCAAAGGCGGTAAACAGCGCGTGGTGGTGTTGAGTGCAGAGGTGAGGCTTGCGGTGCAACGTTACCTGAAGGCTTACCAGACACAGCACGGTGTGAAACTGCAGGCAGACAGCCCTCTGTGGTGGGGAGCCTCTGGCGCGTTGACCCTGCACGGCATCAAGCTGGCAGTGCGCAAGGCAGGCAAGCGTGCAGGCTTGCGGTTGGGAGCGCACCAGTTAAGGCGCACCTTCGCCACGTGGAGCCTGCGTGCAGGGATTGACCTGGAGCACCTGAGGCTTCTCATGGGACACAGCGACCTGAAGACGACGCAGGTATACCTGTCTCTGGTGGAGCAAGACCTGAAGCAGGCGCACCAGCAACACAGTCCGTTGAATCTTCTCAGAGGGCGCAGGTAG
- a CDS encoding DNA polymerase III subunit beta, which yields MKVTTTRKDLLEGVQTVAHAVSGRSSLPILQHIHLSAEGDGLKLTATDLEIGIECFVPATVEMPGDATTPAKLTQEVLSSLPEADIKLSDDATHAVLLSCERSEYKLLGLSPVEYPSLPEVSDATLFTVPADTLKEMIKQTIFAVSTEETRAILTGVLVEYDGVTLRMVATDTHRLTVRSHPVGTNALGTPIAAVIPARAMNELARIVGDYDGEVEVQIGRNQAAFRPVNDPRRTFLITRLIDGQFPAYQRVIPTAYTKRLTLATEEFLRAVRRASLVARDISNRVILSTNGEYLIIEAESGQSGKAHEEVEVVREGDDITVAFNARYLIDVLNVIASEGVHLELTESLRPAVIRPVDQDNYLCVLMPMALT from the coding sequence ATGAAAGTCACCACCACTCGTAAAGACCTTTTGGAAGGCGTCCAAACGGTTGCCCATGCGGTGAGCGGGCGGAGTTCGTTGCCTATTTTGCAGCACATTCACCTGAGCGCAGAAGGGGACGGTTTGAAGCTCACCGCTACCGACCTGGAAATCGGTATCGAGTGCTTCGTGCCCGCTACAGTGGAGATGCCGGGCGATGCTACCACGCCTGCCAAACTGACCCAGGAGGTTCTGTCGTCACTGCCGGAGGCAGACATCAAGTTGAGTGACGATGCCACCCATGCGGTGCTACTCAGCTGCGAGCGGTCGGAGTACAAGCTGCTCGGGCTGTCGCCCGTAGAGTATCCCTCTTTGCCGGAAGTGAGTGATGCCACTCTCTTTACCGTGCCTGCCGATACCCTGAAAGAGATGATCAAACAGACCATCTTCGCGGTTAGCACCGAAGAGACCCGCGCCATCCTCACCGGTGTGCTGGTGGAATACGACGGGGTGACCCTGCGCATGGTGGCGACCGACACACATCGCCTGACCGTACGCTCGCATCCTGTAGGCACCAATGCGCTGGGGACCCCTATCGCAGCGGTCATCCCCGCTCGCGCGATGAACGAACTGGCACGCATTGTGGGAGACTATGACGGCGAGGTGGAGGTGCAAATCGGGCGCAATCAGGCGGCTTTCCGCCCTGTCAACGACCCGCGACGCACCTTCTTGATTACCCGTCTGATAGACGGCCAGTTCCCGGCGTATCAGCGCGTTATCCCTACTGCCTACACCAAGCGACTGACCCTCGCCACCGAGGAGTTCCTGCGTGCGGTGCGCCGTGCCAGCCTCGTCGCCCGCGATATCAGCAACCGCGTCATTCTCAGCACCAACGGCGAGTATCTGATTATTGAGGCGGAAAGCGGGCAGTCGGGCAAGGCGCATGAAGAAGTCGAAGTGGTGCGCGAAGGGGACGATATCACTGTGGCGTTCAACGCGCGCTACCTGATTGACGTGCTGAATGTGATCGCCTCAGAAGGCGTGCATCTGGAGCTGACGGAGTCCCTGCGTCCAGCGGTGATCCGTCCGGTGGACCAGGACAACTACCTGTGCGTGCTGATGCCAATGGCGCTCACGTAG
- a CDS encoding xylulokinase: MTYLLGIDVGTSGTKALLIDQSGKVVARAVSEYPLYTPKPLWAEQEPADWWRATCESIREVLRQAGITGEQVQGVGLSGQMHGSVFLDENNQVIRPAILWCDQRTAAECAWITETVGRERVVELTSNPVLTGFQAGKIIWLRHNEPEAYARVRKVLLPKDYIRYLLTGEYATEVSDASGTSLFNVRKRQWAEEVLDAIGIPREWMPRVYESPEITGRITAEAATVTGLKEGTPVVGGGGDQAAGAVGNGIVETGVVSVSVGTSGVVFAFADEPVVDPGLRTHTFCHAVPGKWHVMGVMLSAGGSLRWWRDAFATEEKSVASAMGVDPYELITAEAAQAPLGTEGLIFLPYLTGERTPHADPHARGVFFGITLRSDRSHFARAILEGVAFGLRDSFEILREMGLPITQVRASGGGARSAVWRQILADVSGYDHVTINVDEGPAFGVALLAGVGTGVWKSVPEACHATIEVVSNTPTQPDAHRAYEPYYALYRKLYQHLKADFAEVAGLME, translated from the coding sequence ATGACATACCTGCTGGGCATCGATGTCGGTACCAGCGGTACCAAGGCGTTGCTCATCGACCAGAGCGGAAAAGTAGTCGCCCGTGCGGTGAGCGAGTACCCGCTGTACACCCCCAAACCCCTGTGGGCAGAACAGGAACCAGCCGATTGGTGGCGAGCCACCTGCGAGAGCATTCGCGAGGTACTGCGTCAGGCAGGAATCACCGGCGAACAGGTACAGGGTGTGGGCTTGTCCGGGCAGATGCACGGATCGGTGTTTCTCGATGAGAACAACCAGGTGATTCGCCCCGCTATCCTGTGGTGCGACCAGCGTACGGCAGCGGAATGCGCGTGGATTACCGAGACCGTTGGGCGCGAGCGCGTGGTGGAGCTGACCTCAAACCCGGTACTGACCGGCTTTCAAGCGGGCAAGATTATCTGGCTGCGCCATAACGAGCCGGAGGCGTATGCCCGCGTGCGGAAGGTACTGCTGCCCAAAGACTACATCCGCTATCTGCTCACCGGCGAGTACGCCACAGAGGTCTCGGATGCCTCAGGCACATCGCTGTTCAATGTGCGCAAGCGCCAGTGGGCAGAAGAGGTACTGGACGCCATCGGCATCCCGCGCGAGTGGATGCCCAGAGTGTACGAATCGCCGGAAATCACGGGGCGCATCACCGCCGAAGCGGCTACAGTCACCGGACTGAAGGAGGGCACCCCCGTTGTCGGAGGCGGAGGCGACCAGGCGGCAGGTGCAGTGGGCAATGGCATCGTGGAGACAGGTGTGGTATCGGTATCGGTAGGCACATCGGGCGTGGTGTTCGCCTTCGCCGATGAGCCGGTGGTAGACCCTGGCTTGCGCACACACACCTTCTGCCATGCGGTGCCCGGCAAGTGGCACGTGATGGGCGTGATGTTGTCGGCGGGGGGGAGCCTGCGTTGGTGGCGCGATGCCTTCGCCACCGAGGAGAAAAGCGTCGCTTCCGCGATGGGCGTAGACCCCTATGAGCTGATCACGGCTGAGGCGGCGCAGGCTCCGCTGGGCACGGAAGGCTTAATCTTCCTGCCATACCTGACAGGCGAGCGTACCCCGCACGCAGACCCGCACGCGCGAGGCGTCTTCTTCGGCATCACGCTGCGCTCCGACCGGTCACATTTCGCCCGTGCCATACTGGAAGGCGTAGCGTTCGGCTTGCGTGACTCCTTCGAAATCTTGCGCGAGATGGGTCTGCCGATAACGCAGGTACGAGCATCCGGTGGCGGTGCGCGCAGTGCGGTGTGGCGACAGATACTCGCCGACGTATCGGGTTACGACCACGTGACGATCAATGTGGACGAAGGACCTGCTTTCGGTGTAGCCTTGCTGGCGGGTGTGGGCACGGGGGTGTGGAAGAGTGTTCCCGAAGCCTGCCATGCCACCATCGAGGTGGTGAGCAACACACCCACTCAACCGGACGCCCATCGCGCCTACGAACCATACTACGCGCTTTACCGGAAGCTGTACCAACACCTGAAGGCGGACTTCGCCGAGGTAGCGGGCTTGATGGAGTAG
- the deoC gene encoding deoxyribose-phosphate aldolase, which yields MDYTYRDIAKMIDHSLLNPILTDEEMERGCRIAREYDVASVCIKPYYLKRCAELLAGSEVRPSTTIGFPHGGHTTAIKVAEAKQALDDGGIELDMVVNIGKVLSGDWAYVRDDIRAVVEITHERGGIVKVIFENCYLQDEHKIRLCEICAEVGADFVKTSTGFGSGGATIEDLKLMRKYSPPHVQVKAAGGIRTLDALLEVRAIGVTRVGATRTVEILEECKRRLGIV from the coding sequence ATGGACTACACCTATCGCGACATCGCCAAGATGATAGACCACTCTCTGCTGAACCCTATATTGACCGATGAGGAGATGGAAAGAGGCTGCCGCATCGCCCGTGAGTATGATGTCGCCAGCGTGTGTATCAAACCGTACTACCTGAAGCGTTGTGCGGAGCTGCTGGCAGGCAGCGAGGTGCGCCCCAGCACCACCATCGGCTTCCCACACGGTGGGCATACCACCGCCATCAAAGTCGCCGAGGCAAAGCAGGCGCTGGACGATGGTGGCATCGAACTGGACATGGTAGTGAACATCGGGAAGGTGCTGAGTGGGGACTGGGCTTACGTACGGGACGACATCCGTGCAGTGGTAGAGATAACACACGAGCGCGGGGGCATCGTGAAGGTCATCTTCGAGAACTGCTACCTGCAGGACGAGCACAAGATTCGACTGTGCGAGATCTGTGCAGAGGTAGGCGCGGATTTCGTGAAGACCTCCACCGGCTTCGGCTCCGGCGGTGCCACTATAGAAGACCTGAAGCTCATGCGCAAGTACTCCCCACCCCACGTACAGGTGAAGGCAGCAGGAGGCATCCGCACGCTGGACGCCCTGCTGGAGGTACGCGCGATAGGCGTCACCCGGGTCGGCGCGACACGCACAGTGGAGATACTGGAGGAGTGCAAGAGGCGATTGGGCATCGTATAA
- a CDS encoding RNA polymerase subunit sigma-24: MESGRESEDARLIARFRAGDMQAVETLFWRYADAVLAYATRLLGNRTDAEEVLSEVFLRAFEGCMGYRAEGTFQAWLFRIARNCCIDRLRQPRLLRLEDSGEPVQGDDTAEIELRVAVQRALQRLPEEYRTVLLLCDVEEFTAKEVAEILGRSVPSVKGMLYRARAALRDALSEEWGEEA, translated from the coding sequence ATGGAAAGCGGTAGAGAGAGCGAGGACGCACGACTGATTGCGCGATTTCGCGCTGGCGACATGCAGGCGGTGGAGACGCTGTTCTGGCGATACGCTGATGCCGTGCTGGCGTATGCCACGCGCCTGCTGGGCAATCGCACCGATGCCGAGGAGGTGCTGTCGGAGGTATTCCTGCGCGCCTTCGAGGGCTGCATGGGCTACCGCGCCGAGGGCACGTTCCAAGCGTGGCTGTTTCGCATTGCACGCAACTGCTGTATCGACCGCCTGCGTCAGCCACGCCTCCTGCGCCTGGAGGACAGCGGTGAACCGGTGCAAGGTGACGACACTGCCGAGATAGAATTGCGCGTCGCCGTGCAACGTGCGCTGCAACGCCTGCCTGAGGAGTACCGGACGGTGTTGCTGCTGTGCGATGTGGAAGAGTTCACTGCTAAAGAGGTGGCGGAGATATTAGGGCGCAGTGTGCCGTCGGTGAAGGGCATGTTGTATCGGGCGCGGGCGGCTTTGCGGGACGCGCTCTCCGAAGAATGGGGTGAAGAGGCATGA
- a CDS encoding esterase has translation MNDTSRAPKVQALLEQGVEYQIYSCCVVAVGDSKSVWYTAGVGLADPEKGTPADTETLFDLASLTKPVACASSVMALVEEGVLQLEAPVSSLLEEAPAWLKRIRLRHLLTHTSGLPAWKPFYEQVQGDMLLQAVLQTPPSRLPEVEYEYSDLNYILLGEIVHRVSGKNLADYARERIFLPAGMSDTLYNPGEHLSHRIAVTANCPWRKGQMLRGQVHDANAWAMGGVSGHAGLFSTASDLARFCQTLLRGDGGVLGRMTVEQMFHNQIAGIGGQSFGWFTHPNEMLPRANLLPQSCIGHSGFTGTALLLNRQPEFFIVLLSNRVYCAYEGDRWLPYRRRLLNALSALIH, from the coding sequence ATGAACGATACATCGCGCGCGCCAAAGGTTCAAGCGCTTCTGGAACAGGGCGTCGAATACCAAATCTACTCCTGCTGCGTTGTTGCGGTAGGCGATTCGAAGTCGGTATGGTACACCGCTGGCGTGGGGCTGGCGGACCCGGAAAAAGGGACACCTGCCGACACCGAAACGCTTTTCGACCTGGCTTCACTCACCAAGCCGGTGGCATGTGCCTCCAGCGTGATGGCTCTGGTAGAGGAAGGGGTGCTGCAGCTGGAAGCTCCGGTGTCCTCGCTCCTCGAAGAAGCTCCAGCGTGGCTCAAGCGTATCCGCCTGCGCCATCTGTTAACGCATACTTCGGGGCTACCCGCCTGGAAACCCTTCTACGAACAAGTGCAGGGCGATATGTTGCTGCAAGCGGTGCTGCAAACCCCTCCCTCGCGCCTGCCGGAAGTGGAGTACGAATACAGCGACCTGAACTATATCCTGCTGGGTGAGATAGTGCATCGCGTTTCCGGCAAGAACCTCGCCGACTACGCGCGGGAACGCATCTTCCTGCCCGCCGGCATGTCCGATACCCTGTACAACCCGGGCGAGCACCTGTCGCATCGCATCGCCGTTACCGCGAACTGCCCGTGGCGTAAGGGACAGATGCTGCGCGGGCAGGTACACGATGCGAACGCCTGGGCAATGGGTGGCGTGAGTGGACACGCCGGACTGTTCTCTACCGCAAGCGACCTCGCACGCTTCTGTCAGACCCTGTTGCGCGGAGACGGCGGCGTGCTGGGCAGAATGACGGTAGAGCAGATGTTCCACAACCAGATTGCGGGCATCGGCGGGCAGAGCTTCGGCTGGTTCACCCATCCCAACGAGATGCTTCCCCGCGCCAACCTGCTTCCCCAAAGCTGCATTGGACACTCCGGTTTCACGGGCACCGCGCTGCTGCTGAACCGCCAGCCGGAGTTCTTTATTGTGCTGCTGAGTAATCGTGTGTATTGCGCGTACGAAGGCGACAGGTGGTTGCCTTACCGAAGGAGGCTCCTCAACGCCCTCAGTGCGCTTATCCACTGA